The DNA sequence gaaatatataaataacataatctGAAGGGACAACATTGAGATGTTGTTCTTCAGGTGCTCTAGTGTGGTCAGAATTACAATTTTACCTAACCGAGCACTAAAGGCAGGTGCGTTTACCAAGCTGAAAGTCAATTTTAATGGAGAATACACCAATACCACTGAATAACTCCTTAGTTTTTCCCTGAATCCTAAAAGTAAAGATGCTTGCAGCATCTTAATTTGCATATACAGTCAATAAACGTAATCTTTTGGGTGGTTTATGTGTATACTTATAGTTTTCCTGTTTGTTGCTTATAGTTGCACTGAAGAAGCAACACATATGTTGTTGATTTcgaaattttagattttagagAATGCCAGATACCTATCCAAAAGATAAACTATATTAAATTACTTTGTGTCCTTCTTTGCTACAAGAATTCCTGAAAGAGTTTTACTTCTTACTCTCTCTTAACTTGTACATCTTATATTTAGTTGAGCATTCAAGTGcttatgttcgtatatgggtaGTTAGTTGTTTATATGATCCATCTGATGTTGCTCCCTTTCTTGATCTTCCTCTATATCTGTTTAGTAGGCTATCTACATCTAACAAATTCTTCGTCACGAGACCTCTATTGGTTTTCCTTCAATACTTCCGTTCTTCTTCTTTATccttaaacaaatattttccaATTCTGAAAACAATTGGCCTTTGTCTtccctgattttttttttattcatgcaATGATTCTTTCATGTTTCTTTCAGTTTTTTATGTCTAACAAATTTACTTCTCTCTCAATTTGCTGGACAGAATATTTCAACTAGAACAGAGGGTGAAGATCAACAAATTTCAAGTACTCATTATAGGACAGGGTCATCTCATGCAACAAATGGGGTAGCTATACCATCTGGGAAAAGGTATTGTATCCAGTGAACGGTGaaatattcattatatttgCACAATCATTTTTCAGGAAGATGAGGGATATTGCATATGATTTATATTATCAATTCTGTCTTCGTAATGTATGACTTAAAATATCAATTCTGTATCTTTATAATGTACTGcttatattattatcatcagTATGGTGAGGGATATTGCAAATGAGTTTGAGCCCTGCTCAAAGCTCGAGGACTTAAATTTGGATGTTAGAAAGAAGTCCAAGGAGACAGAGGAAATATTTCTCGCTGACAATTTTTTTCAGAGGTACAACACTGGTCCTtaccatttttagtttttgaaatagCAGTATGGAAACTTTTGTTAAAATTGGTATACAAGGCTTCAATTTTTTTCCTGCTTGGACTTGTACTTGCTGCCAAAATTTGtgtaaaacatttatttttattaatatttacttcAATAGAATATATTGGAATCAAAAAATACCAGTTGAAGTAGAAAGGACTGTTGGATATTGTTGACCGCATTTGTGGCAAAAAgcttattttttagattatgtGGCTAGAACATTTCCTCATTTCAATGCATGTGTAACTCTTAAGGAAGGATttgtttgggtttggggtttggggagGAGATCAAATCAGAGAAGAAAGGTGTTATTTCTCTTCTAAAAATTCATATAGAGATTCATATAAAGTAAAGTAGATGAGGCTTAAATATAAGCATCATGTGAGAAGAATTTGTTTAGTACTTTAGAgcatgtttattttaaaaatgttgttaactttttcattttggaGGATATTTCATTGTATCTGTTTGTGTATTTATGTTATTTACTAGTTTCAGGACTATATTCACTATGATTGATAGACTTTTAACCTTGTTTCACGTTGATGGAGGAACTGGACCTTTATATCTCAAGTCTATCAATATATGTAACTCaacatatttgaaattaagGTAGTACCTGAATATTGCAATTTAAAATACAGGCATGAACATTCAAGTATCCGAGttcatgaaataatattttctactGTTGACAAGCCAAAGCTGTTAAGCCAGGTATGTCTGTAGAGTCTATCTTATGTGTTGTTTATGttaacttatatattttctaaatcaaTTGGAAGTTTGAAACTCCAAACTATAGTCAGCTGAAAATTTTCAATCCACttagaacaaaatataaagGTTTATTTCCATAGTTCTATCAACTTAATGAAACAGAAATTTCCTCAAAATTAAAAGGTATTTCATAATTGGAGATTTATTAAGAAGTTTTGGTCTGTGTGTTAACTTGTCATTTCAAGCATACAAAAAATGAAGCCATAAGATATATGAATGCTTATATGGAATGCTggatataaatgttttaatgtGTAGTTTTGGTGTGTTGTTGATTCATACTGACAGTGAtttgtattattgtatattCATGTATTCTTAAATAACACGTAAACATTGGATAAAAAAGTGCTTCAAAGTGTAAATAGAAAAACTGGTGTGGATTTTACTCACAAGAGCTTGAGAGTGGAAATTTGGGCTTTCCCTTGTATTAAGTGTAAATGTAGCTTCACTTTGTTGATGTAATCAAATGTGAGGTTATAGTTTGTTAAATTTGACCACATAATTGAGGGATAGCATGATTGTTTATAACggatattattttcttttagctGTCAGCTTTGCTGTCTGATATTGGACTTAACATTCGTGAAGCACATGTTTTCTCCACAACTGATGGCTATTCCCTTGATGTGTTTGTGGTGGATGGGTGGCCAGTAGAGGTACACAACTACTTCTGATGAATTTGTATTTGGTTTCCCCTGAAGATCTCTGCAGAGTTGTATCTATGAAGCCTGCCATTTTTCATGAATGTTAATTGAACTGTTGTATTTGTGTTGTTGCAAACACTGTATATTCTAATTGACGACAAAATTTATGCTTGGTGGTTGAGCCATAATACAATAATATGAGCTCTGATTTGGTAGCAAATTAGGTAAGATGACAATTATTTATACCCACACATGTTGCATCTgtgtcataattatttataaaagaaaaatcttaccAGTTTCAgttaagacaaaaaaatggtCTTATATTGGGAGTCAAGTTTGTAGGATTTAAGGGGGACTGTTATTATATTTCTCTTATGACAGGGATGTATGCTGAGTCCAAATATCGCTGACTTTGCAATCTTGTGCTCAGGAAACAGATGAATTGTATGATGCTATGGAAAAAGCTGTTGCAAGAAGTGAGGTGCGTTGTGTCTCCTTGACTTTGTATCTATACATTCATATGTTGGTTTTGTGTGAGAGGCTAGAATTTTATCTCtaaagaatgaatgaatgattCTTTTTCATTGACTTGTATTTCCTGGAATGAGGAAGTGTAATTACTGTACAATTTCCTTGAAAATGGTTAATGAATATGGGTTATAGCCTATAGGGGAAGACCACTTAACAAGCTTAACATAAACACTtagtaattttgaatttaacttGGCCAGTAACCTTTTATTCAggtaaaaaattgttgaaagtgACTGACCATCTGCACTTCTAGGAGAGGAATCCTAGTCTCCAAACTGCTCCTTGAAATAATGTCAAAGGGCTATTATCTGATTAAAACCCAGCTTATTTCTATGACCCCATACAACATCAGCCTGCATCACCATTTCCAGAAGATCTTTCAATTCTTCCTGCCTCCAAACCCATAAGgtggatattttaaaaattatcaaaagctGGACAAACTCACCAATCATACAAAATACGGCTGCATGTTGGAAAACCACTACCAGTTTCCGCCATGGTGCTGTAATAGCCAAAATTTGATAACACTACTTGGGAGAAAACTTTTTCTGTTGTAAACTGATTTCATTGACTGTGAAAGAACGAATATAAGACACAGCCtgttaatatctatatataggTGAAGGTTCCGAGTCGGATTGATATGACAGTTGCAGATGTCGCGACCTAAATGACAGCTTTTACGCTTACTAACAGAACTAacataatacaataaaaaactTTAGACTGAATTACGCAGAAAACATGTTCTCACCTCCAACTAGCTAAAGGTAGGTTAGAGTCCAAATGGAGCTCAAAGACATTGAGTTTGAACcttaaatgaaagaaatgcAAAGTAGAAATTGGCTTGGTTAACAGTTCAGCAAGCTGGTCTGTACACGGGTGTGCTGGACCTGAATTTGTTTGCTGATAAGTCTTTCACTAAAGAAGAGGTCCAATTCCATATGCTTTGTGTGAGCATGAAGAATAAGATTATGGGCTATGCGTTCTAAAGTCTGATTGTCACAGAACACAATTATTGCGAGGCAAGGAACAGAAATTTCATGCATTAGAGTTTGATTCCAAAGAATATATGCAATAACAGCTGCAAGATTGCGGTATTCAGCCTTAGTGTTTGACCTGGCGACAACAGTCTGCTTTGGTACCCTTATAGAGAGAAAACTGTTGCTCCTGTAGGCTGATTTCAAtgatataagaaaaaatgaatacaaGCCACATTACTGAGCCCTGTTACAACCTATATATAGGTGTAGGTCCTGAGTTGGATTGATTACTGTCACTGACTGAGCTATTAGATGACTGTTGTTACACTTACTAGAAGAACTGCTGCTTTAGAGTTTTTGTGGTCTCAAGTGATCACATGAAGTTCCTTTGAATTTTTAAGTGATAAAGTGCATATTTATTGGGTTGACTGGAGTTTTACAAACATTTTGTGCTGGATGTTTTCTGAATGCATTTTGGGGTTAAATGACGTATTAGCGGAAGTTAAGGAGGTATTTGCATTTtattccatttttgttttttgtgataTAGTAATAATTGAAGTTGGTAGCTCCTTTTGCATAGTATACAATCACGGCATATAAGATCTTAATCAATATTCTTCCTTTTTCTAGGGGTCATGGTCCCGTTCTTCCAATTCTCATTCAGCTGTTGAGAAAGCCTTAGCAACAGAGGGAAGATCTGGAGATTGGGACATAGACAGGAGGTTGCTGAAGTTAGGAGAAAAAATAGCGTCTGGATCCTCTGGAGATTTGTGagttgtgttgtttttttaacttctatttctttttcttctccatatcataatatttatcttGTTTCTAATTTGCTTTATGATTCATACCCAGGTATCGAGGAGTTTATCTCGGGGAAGATGTTGCTGTTAAGGTTCTGAGATCTGAGCAATTGAATGATCCCTTAGAGGACGAGTTTGCTCAAGAAGTCGCAATTCTGAGGTCAGTATTTTGCTGCTTAGAGTTTAAGACCATACTTCATGCATGTCATAACttgtttttctaattaattgtaTCAATTCTCTTTCTAAAAGTTTatcaaatatttgttattctGTGTTGTGCGATAGAGTTTATTTGGAACAATTATGTTATCTTTTTGTCGAggaatataaatttgaattggtaAAGGATAAATTGAAATGTCAACTCAAGTACCAATCACCAAGTTTTAAGAAGTCGTTTTCAATGACAAAACTATCAGTTTAGGTAACTGCTTAGTTGTTGCATCCTTACAACTGTTTACTAGAACCTTCTGACAATTGATGTCAGTTGTATAGCATCCTTACACtgctttttttttgtttgatgttCTGTGTTGGGATTTCTCCATATTTAGTTTATCTTGTGGTCTTtaggaaataaatttaaagaccaattgCCAATCACTTTCTCATTTAGTTTCTGTTCTTTCTCTTCGGTGAAAATCTTTTGACAATTTGACTTGTGTATTTCTGAATGCAGGCAGGTCCAACATAAAAATGTTGTTCGTTTCATTGGTGCATGTACTAAGTGTCCGAATTTCTGCATAGTAACAGGTATTGACCAATCCATTTGGTTCTGCACATATATTCTTCTATATTTAGCGTGGAGATGATTGCTGTCCTTATTCGTTGATATTGTATGGAAGTAAAGACTATTAGAATCTCACCCCTGAAGTTTgagattcaaaaaataaatctctCGCATCCATGCCCCCTTTGACCCTTTCTAATAGAACAATGATTAGTGAGGAAGAACTTATGGGATGGTTCCTTATTTACGACTTATTGTCACAATCGTTTAGCAGAATGTTTTAGTGAATTTGAGATGACTGAGTAAACTGACACAAGAATTCATAAGTCTTAAGAAATTCAAGAAATCACAGGGTATGAAGTTCTATGAAACAGTGGACACGACATATAGATGTGAATTGCTAAGTGCTAATCTCTCCATTCATGTGTAGATCCTCCAAATGAAAAATTCGTTTAGTTGGCCGAATTTTAAGAAGTGAATAATGataccattttattttttaaatttaattaacattttcttttttgttactTCAAATTTTCTCTAACCTGTATTCTCTGAATAGTTATTATTCGTTTATATCATCTCTCTCCTTTTTCAGTATTGCTAAATCACTTTTACCAGAAAGATGCTAGGTTTAATATAAATTGGAAATGTAGAGGATgttgatatatgtatatatatttgttggtGTGTATGCATGTAATGACTTTCACatacataatataatttagtatcataaaaattaaatttattttaaaaatcaaatttgtttttgatGAGTTATAAGTGCATAATGTTAGATATTTTCACAaatcaagtaataaaaaaatacggAGTTGTGCTCTCATTTCcaatttaatgtttttgttcattgctattcatttttaattggtTGAATAAAAATGTGTTGTAATTATaggtttttcaaaaataatagtCATTTGAACTGTTATGGATGAGTTTTAcagaataaaatttaacttatagaatttctttaaaaaatttcatttattaaaaatgttatatttgtcAAATCTTTCAATTAACACTGCTGTATATAATCGGATATAACCCATATAGTAAAATCTAATATGGTTACAATCGGAAATTAATTAGTATGAAATTTTGTAGGTAAATTGACATCTATGTAACTTGTAATGactttgataattttatatttataataattattttttgaaaaaaaaaatctgtctAGTTATTTTAAGcgttctttataaaatattggTTTCTATACGTATTTGTGTTGACATtaacaataaaacataagatACTTGAATCAGTCGGTAAAAGTCCTCTGCAGTTGGTTAGAAAATTCTTTGTAGTTGATCTATTACACAGTATAGGACAAAAAACTAAGCAAAGAGAAAATTAgagaaatattcattttttattttccttgttTGCTTGATGATTAGATGTAGATTAGTATTttgtaccttttttttttaattttaattgttactataaattaataatatttagatttaaatatgtaaattacaAGTTGAAGTAATAGTGTAGTTACTCAAATATTaagtgacttttttttttaaatagtgtGGTCACTCAAATTTTAAGTGATTTTCTTTCCTGAAAATAGTGTAACTACTCATTAAATAATGGCATGAagtatagttttattttttatattaattttgaacttTGATATCCTTTTGGTAAAGCTTATAGTGTGGTTTGATGAGGTTTTTAAGAGAGGAATTCCTTGGAGTAAAATGAgttgtttggataaaaaaattaaaagaaaattgaaatttacaatttttgagaagatatttcaaataattaatataatggaatttgaaattcattaaaaaagaaGAGGAAATTGAAATTCCACAACCAATCACTTCCTCTTTACACATATATATCGAAAAAATTAAGTtgttaattgttatttaaatttttgaatctgacaaatattttattttgtaaagtttaattttaaaattttatattttaaaatcaacattTCTAAAATGGAGTTGTATCTTAAAAGCAAATTTGgattattttaaccaaacaagaaaattgaaatgtaagacgatttaatttctctatttgaacaaaatatttagaaaatgaagaggATTCAGtagcaagcaattcaaatattatgcattttaattttttggaattgTAGAAATCCTTTATCCATACACAtaaaaaagtattgaatgaagtgtaatttattgttataaaattaaaatcctTTCTTTCTGTCACCTTTTCGTGAGCTTGAGATCAAAAGATTTGCCAAATGGTCAGTGAAAGTGAGCACTGTTGTTACACGTTAATTTGTGAACCAATATTCTTTGAATATGCACATTAAGAGTTTAATGCATTAGttttttaaacataacaacaaaCTGCAAGATATCGTGTACAGCTCTGATAAAGATGTGCTACCGTACAAGAGTTATAGatgcttatttttttcatattgctTTCTATTATAATTCTTGATTAGAaatcatttctatttttgtacAGTTTTTAATAACGGGTAGAACACAGTTTAGTCGAAGCTTTTACTtagttttaaacattttttttcttattaattaaagAAGTTGTGCTTTGTAGAATGTAGTCATATTatcaattcattatttattaaagaaatgaaGTTTTTTTGGCAgtttaaacatttatatttcACTTCATATATACTTGCTTATGCATCTATCGCTTGTGGTCTAGGGCTTATGTAGTTTGAAGTGTAGTTATATGCGCAAGACTGTCAATGTTAGACTTCTTTCCTTATACACATGAATTGTTTGATCATGATATATGAGTAGTCCTATACTAGTGTGTGTTGATAATCTATCTTTCAGGATTTACAAATAGTATCTTTACAAGTTTAAGTGTTTTCTGTCTTAAATGTCAAGTGCCTTTTGGTTCTGAGTAGTATGGTTTTTCTTCTGATCACTTGACCTTGTGCTAATATGCTCATCATTTAGTACTTTTCAGGGGATTTATTAGCTCAAAACACTGGTCATCGCAACATTTACAATGTGACTTGTTCATGATGCAAATCAATGTTACGGGACTTAGAAGGTTTCTAAATGTCATGCAAATTGATCTCCATTGTTGTAATTATGGGATTGTGGATCCCATGTCTAAGGCAATCCTCCTCTGTATGTTTTATGATATCAAGAAAAATGATCTGAAAATCAAGTAAAAAAAGGATCTTCACAGATTCATGTCATTGGATATTAATTTGTTGTGGATAATATGTTCCTTAAAGTTTGGGTGTCAAGCTTAGGATTATTTCTTCTGTACCCGTGTCACTGCAAGTGTACGGTGTTTGTTGATTCTGAACTAGTTCACTTCATGGATATTCGTTCGTCTACTCTAGTGAACTCAACATGCTAAATGATTTGGGATTTAAGTTCCTCCTAGTGATGTTAGATGCAAAACAATATTAGTTAAATTAACTTGGGTTTTCAACATCAATTTCTGTTTCCTTCCTTTTGAGAGATTGCTTAACAGAATTTATCAGTATTATACTCCACCATTGTACTGATGGTGttatatgtattcattttttaaaccTGTGATGTTTCTTCTATTGCCCTTGTGTGTTCAAGTATTTAGAATAATGTTTTAAGGCATGGACCTAATTTTggctttgattaattaaattcatttaagcTGTGGAATACttatattgattaattaaaaGCCGCTCTCTTCTCCTATTTATTGTTCGATGTCtttcttttcaatttaatatatcaaaatttactttatcgtttctttttgtttttgtgcagAATATATGCCCGGAGGAAGTCTGTATGATTACATGCACAAAAATCATAATGTCTTGGAACTGTCTCAATTACTAAAATTTGCAATTGATGTCTGCAAGGGTATGGAGTATTTGCACGCAAACAACATAATTCACAGAGATCTGAAGACGGCTAATTTGCTGATGGATACACACAATGTAAGAATTTTTGGAGGTTTGAAACTACTAATTCTCTACTCTATACAGCATTACCCTTACTGAAATGAGTGCTATCTTGTATGCAAGTGACATTAATGAGGCAGATAATTGCTATTATCTTTCTGTATATTTTTAATCCAAGAAATTTATTTCAGtatttttgtgtgattttatgaaaaataatccACACGTTCTCTGAATAAATTGTTGAAGTATGATAAACAATAAAACTTTTTGTAATAATTGTAGTACAATGGTTTAATTGACATTACAAATAGCATTCGTTGAAAATTTGATATGAAATTTGTGCacatatttaaacttttggaaatgtgCACCCTATTAAGTATCAATTTATTTAGGGAATGTGATTTGTTTGTCATTTTGAGGACTGCTGCTGCTGgatcttttaagtatttttaatgtGGCTGACAATAACGTGTAATTTATTTTGGAGTTgcatatatgtgtgtgtgtgtgtgtgtgtgtgtgtaaatttgttagatatgttcattaagttttttatttttttcttttcgaatTAGGTTGTTAAAGTTGCAGATTTTGGAGTGGCTCGGTTCCTAAATCAGGGGGGAGTGATGACAGCAGAAACTGGAACATATAGATGGATGGCACCCGAGGTTCGTTATTTGaacagaaaaatgaaaaaaaaaaaagctttttaATGTGATTTTGTATCAAAGTTACATACACTGTAAAGCTAAGGGTTCAgggttaataattaaaactaaatgtTTCCTTTATTGACTACTTGGAAGTTTTATTAGTTCTATGGAATTCTTATATTCACTCTTCAAAGCTAATTTACATTTTCTTGTTCAATATAAACCATGACAGATTCTCTTAGGAATTACAGcaaattttcttcatatttccctCAAATTTGTACCTCTGATGAGAACATGTGCTTTATGCCGTGATGTGTCTATATGGTACAAATCTCAGAAAAATACTAGATTTATGATTCTATTCTATTAATTATATTCTGTCTTGTATCAAGTTCTTGTgtataagaattattttattagtgtgAAAGAGATGTCCAAAGAATGaagaattttgttttaaaaatatcataagtGCTCGatattttttctgaaaatacGGTGATCAAATTCTGTGAACTGGATGCTAGAAACCTTGCCATGTGGTCAACGCAAAGTCAgaacatattaaatgcatttCTATCTGATAATAAATGCCCACACATCTCTGTTCTGCCTAAATCTAAACTGGAAAAAAGGGGAACGGGCAAAAGAAATGAACACTAAAAATCTCTTTCTATGTATTCTCATTATGAACttgttttacttttgttttgttctGGTTTTACTTGTAAGTATCTTACTGTTAATGAATTTTCTCATAAGGTTATAAATCATCAGCCCTATGATCAGAAAGCAGATGTATTCAGTTTTTCCATTGTACTGTGGGAATTAGTGACCGCAAAGGTATGAGCCTAAATTGGATGCATAATATTGTATTCTATTCATATTCCTTTCCCGTTACTTGAAACTGTATGTTTATGTGTGTGTCAAGAAATtccttgtaatttttttttcatctgatTTCAGGTACCATATGACAACATGACTCCACTTCAAGCTGCTTTGGGTGTGAGACAGGTTTGTTCTTTACTTATCAATTAGACTTGAATGTTCTAGCAAAATGTTTCTAGACAACATTGTATGTATTCCTCTTTACAAATTTGTTTGTAAATTAAACTGAGTTTTCTGAATcaaatttgttttccttttttcctATCGACTGAAACAAAATGTGAACCAATAACTATTGCTGTCTTTCTAAGTGAACTATAGTTCGTGGCTTCATTAGTGCCAACAACAAATAAAAGCTTGGCGAAAGATTTAGTCAACAGAAATAAGTATTGTACCTGAGTGAATGCATGTTTATGAGAACATATTTGCAGTAAAAGTTTTCAACTAGGATAATCCATTTTGTGTCTGACCCAGCTGTAATCCTGTACATCCTTCAGGGTCTGCGGCCAGAGCTTCCAAACCATGGGCACCCTAAACTATTAGAGTTGATGCAAAGATGTTGGGAAGCCATTCCAATAGACCGTCCATCCTTTAATGAGATAACGGTTGAACTTGAAAATCTTTTGCAAGAAATGGAGGTAAATTATATTAActgttttttcttaaaaattaggGCAAATTACATTTATACTCCCTTCACAGACGTGACATTGCACCCAATATCCCTCCCTATTTGGTGCAATTTCACTGAAGTTATAATTTGCcctgataattatttttattcttttggtgAACATTTAATTTAGCTGGCATGATTGTTGTTTATACGTGCAAATTGCAGAAAGATTCAGAAGCGAATGGTGCTTGACATTTTCTACACAAACTAATATTCCAGATCTTTCAGACGGTTGGATGGATCTGACCTTTTTTGCTTCCACTGGCTATTCAAATAGCTGTGAAGTTTTTCACGTTCCCCTGTTGCTCCGAGGGAAAAAGACGATCACAGAAATTGTGACCTATACGAAGTGAGAAAATGTAAAGAGGCATACTAATGTTATAGCTGACTATACATATATATTCCAGGCAAAATCACGTCAAACTTCTctgaaactaaattaattagAGGAATGCGTTCCACGTGGCTACAAAGAACAATAGTTGACGGAAAATCAATGAAGTGTATAGTGAGGGTAATGCTGTTGAGCGTTAGTTGgttgtttcttttttccttttttcgtCAAGGATTGTGCATTCAAGTTTCGGGCTGTAAATTAGTTACTGGTAAGAACCGATGGGTCCTCGAATCTAAACTAGTTTTATGTAAAGTGTTACCTTCCTTTCCCTTACTTGTTatatttaggcttaaatatacatttggttcttattttttgttgattttattcaatttggtccttatttttattttaagttcaattaggtcttcattttcgtcaaattgtggccAATATgctccttttcactaacggtgtttaaatagttaatatttttgaacagtacatgtcaCGTATCAGCTcttgattttttgattttattttttttaatatttttttaaattttttttaactttttaaaatttttttaattattttaaaaaattttaaatttcaaaataatggtCCACGTgttaagtcacaattgtgccacgtgtcaatgctagtgccacgtgttagtttgtggtagtattattttttttgttcaatttagtctctatatttgttatttttgttcaatttagtcctaatttttattaaaataaatcaattttattttttcaaattgacactaaatttaatatcttttata is a window from the Vigna unguiculata cultivar IT97K-499-35 chromosome 7, ASM411807v1, whole genome shotgun sequence genome containing:
- the LOC114191554 gene encoding serine/threonine-protein kinase STY46-like gives rise to the protein MDLVEGVGESSSPPRAFSGFGNYDVRNDVFNRLLETGHDQAVSNPEFREQLEAHFNRLPPSYGLDVNIDKAEDVLLHQKLLALARDPDKRPVFHIRFLENISTRTEGEDQQISSTHYRTGSSHATNGVAIPSGKSMVRDIANEFEPCSKLEDLNLDVRKKSKETEEIFLADNFFQRHEHSSIRVHEIIFSTVDKPKLLSQLSALLSDIGLNIREAHVFSTTDGYSLDVFVVDGWPVEETDELYDAMEKAVARSEGSWSRSSNSHSAVEKALATEGRSGDWDIDRRLLKLGEKIASGSSGDLYRGVYLGEDVAVKVLRSEQLNDPLEDEFAQEVAILRQVQHKNVVRFIGACTKCPNFCIVTEYMPGGSLYDYMHKNHNVLELSQLLKFAIDVCKGMEYLHANNIIHRDLKTANLLMDTHNVVKVADFGVARFLNQGGVMTAETGTYRWMAPEVINHQPYDQKADVFSFSIVLWELVTAKVPYDNMTPLQAALGVRQGLRPELPNHGHPKLLELMQRCWEAIPIDRPSFNEITVELENLLQEMEKDSEANGA